One genomic region from Bactrocera tryoni isolate S06 chromosome 3, CSIRO_BtryS06_freeze2, whole genome shotgun sequence encodes:
- the LOC120770533 gene encoding D-glucuronyl C5-epimerase B → MFKNHTKVGISAKGATAAATFNQREPLIFLIIMRLNLKSFLFALIAFVVLTGVVLYYFFPEFLFPHNLVHSWDRRLSIRDGYDSNIIGDGLNSISAPLQNIECWINQEYSIPCKQSTENHEVYVPFSFLRNYFDINGAMVSTTSSSLNDNSNNRGDSVVPRFAWSHSNAKVNVPKGKYDTRGRFAYFENYNVEVRDRVKCISAVEGVPISTQWEKSGYFYPTQIAQFALAHYSKHLAEPPPKIKVLEDADTYKGVWHTPKSSNISRIWHPKFNTSVIQYETAIGYDSAVNMNVNETFELVLSVDLLLVTNSSSLMVTLQSRETKQNYTLHYIPADLRLSTQEHNIYYGMGTSAINRWRHITRDLSIDVQKGLINGIEKKLQSKIRRNDLRVTSFAFLGVGFFDNITLSTYDHMAHFYDAAEWFIHNQDVKSGGWPNPVKRSLNGFPELRAGWLSAMGQGHAISVLARAYYHSGGDKRYLKSAALGLKPFRVYSNEGGVLAQFMDKYYWYEEYPTTPPSFVLNGFIYSLLGLYDLNMTAPSSIGREAGQLFNQGMLSLKKMLLLYDTGSGTSYDLRHLSLGTAPNLARDDYHATHVSQLLLLSTIDSDPILMETAERWKGYMFGKRAKHN, encoded by the exons ATGTTTAAAAATCACACAAAAGTTGGAATCTCAGCAAAAGGCGCTACCGCAGCAGCGACCTTCAATCAG cgTGAACCACTAATTTTCCTCATCATAATGCGATTAAACTTAAAGAGTTTCCTATTCGCACTCATCGCATTTGTAGTACTTACCGGCgtagtattatattatttttttccggAATTCTTATTCCCTCATAATTTGGTACACAGTTGGGATCGCCGACTAAGTATTCGCGACGGTTATGATTCAAACATAATAGGCGATGGGTTAAACTCTATTTCCGCCCCTCTTCAGAATATTGAATGCTGGATTAATCAAGAGTATTCGATACCGTGCAAGCAGAGCACAGAAAACCATGAAGTATACGtgccattttcatttttacggAACTATTTTGACATAAATGGTGCAATGGTATCAACCACAAGCAGTAGTCTAAAtgataatagcaacaacagagGTGATAGTGTGGTACCCCGATTTGCATGGTCACATAGTAACGCAAAAGTAAATGTGCCCAAAGGGAAGTACGATACTCGTGGACGCTTCGCTTACTTTGAAAACTACAATGTGGAG GTACGAGATCGTGTCAAATGCATAAGTGCAGTCGAAGGTGTGCCAATAAGTACGCAGTGGGAGAAAAGTGGATACTTTTATCCTACTCAAATTGCACAGTTCGCTTTGGCCCATTATAGTAAACATTTAGCTGAACCGCCACCAAAAATTAAG GTGCTTGAAGATGCCGATACTTATAAGGGAGTGTGGCATACACCAAAATCCAGCAATATTTCACGCATTTGGCATCCAAAATTTAACACATCTGTAATTCAATACGAAACAGCAATTGGCTATGACAGCGCAGTGAACATGAATGTTAATGAAACATTTGAACTAGTACTAAGCGTTGATCTGTTATTGGTCACTAATAGTAGTAGTCTTATGGTTACTCTGCAATCTCGTGAAACTAAACAAAATTACACATTGCACTACATACCCGCCGATTTGCGACTAAGTACTCAGGAGCATAACATATACTATGGCATGGGTACTAGTGCTATAAATAGATGGCGTCATATAACGCGAGATCTCTCAATCGACGTACAGAAAGGTTTAATAAACGGCATTGAAAAGAAACTACAATCTAAGATACGCCGCAATGATTTGCGTGTAACGTCGTTTGCGTTTCTCGGCGTTGGTTTCTTCGACAATATTACGCTTTCAACATACGATCATATGGCACATTTTTACGATGCTGCAGAATGGTTTATACATAATCAGGATGTAAAAAGCGGTGGTTGGCCGAATCCGGTAAAACGTAGCTTAAACGGTTTTCCCGAACTTCGAGCTGGCTGGCTTTCAGCTATGGGCCAAGGGCATGCGATTTCTGTGTTAGCCAGAGCATACTATCATTCCGGTGGTGATAAGCGGTATTTAAAATCAGCGGCATTAGGACTCAAACCTTTCAGAGTTTACTCAAATGAAGGCGGAGTACTAGCGCAATTTATGGACAAGTATTATTG gtACGAGGAATATCCAACAACCCCTCCTTCATTTGTACTAAATGGTTTCATTTATTCCCTATTGGGATTATATGATCTAAATATGACAGCACCATCAAGCATTGGACGTGAAGCTGGTCAGCTTTTCAATCAAGGGATGTTGTCATTAAAGAAAATGTTACTGCTTTACGATACTGGCTCTGGCACCAGTTATGATTTGCGGCATTTAAGTTTAG gaaCTGCACCAAACTTGGCCCGAGACGATTACCATGCAACGCATGTAAGTCAATTACTGTTATTGTCTACAATCGACAGTGATCCCATTTTAATGGAAACGGCAGAGCGATGGAAAGGTTACATGTTTGGCAAACGCGCCAAACACAACTGA
- the LOC120770598 gene encoding probable phosphomevalonate kinase, whose amino-acid sequence MYIHKNGNIITAFRFGTCKMDGVKKILLISGKRKSGKDYISSTLQNILGDRCQIVHISEPIKEEWAKRLNLNLSELLSDGPYKEKYRKDMIEWSDSVRMTDFGYFCRSAMLHAQAEFVIVSDVRRKTDIKYFHENYGSLVLTIRINTKDTVRVERGWVFTNGVDDVPSECDLDDYNQWDVVLQNNCMSDGASCIEILKDKLKV is encoded by the coding sequence atgtacatacataaaaacggAAACATTATAACGGCATTTAGGTTTGGAACTTGTAAAATGGATGGTGTGAAAAAAATTCTACTTATTAGCGGAAAAAGAAAGTCGGGAAAAGATTACATTTCGAGTACATTGCAAAATATCCTTGGCGACAGATGTCAAATAGTACACATTTCAGAGCCTATAAAAGAGGAATGGGCAAAACGTCTTAATCTGAACTTAAGTGAGTTGCTGAGCGACGGTCCGTATAAGGAAAAGTATCGTAAAGATATGATAGAGTGGAGCGATTCCGTGCGTATGACGGATTTTGGGTACTTCTGTCGATCTGCAATGCTCCATGCGCAAGCCGAATTTGTAATTGTTAGCGACGTAAGACGAAAGACAGATATTAAATACTTCCACGAAAATTACGGTTCGCTTGTGCTTACAATACGGATTAATACGAAAGACACAGTACGCGTTGAGCGAGGTTGGGTTTTCACCAATGGTGTCGACGATGTGCCCTCCGAATGCGATTTGGACGACTATAATCAATGGGACGTGGTGTTGCAGAATAATTGTATGTCGGACGGAGCATCATGCATTGAAATATTAAAGGATAAACttaaagtttaa
- the LOC120772018 gene encoding uncharacterized aarF domain-containing protein kinase 5 — protein MNKIFGTTWKGITPASKYIKVTHLRHSSLHRNFSKISTKPLHRQHYLGISLLGVITGFITYDGIVNEFIYCGATIRFLRSLKTASLIAMDYYMLPKNGNCSDYDFLLKQVHLKSAKRLLETCLLNGGLYIKMGQGVAAINHILPKEYTNTLEKLQDKCLPTTKTDIQRVFYEDFGSTPEEIYSDFDYTPIAAASLAQVFKAKLKTGEDVAVKVQYGDLQKRFTSDLGTIMFLQDVIEIFFKNYNFGWILRDLRKNLTLELNFENEGQNAERCAKDLKIFEYVHVPHIYWTYTKPRILTMEWVNGFKVNDVERIQCENLDLKDVDLKLFNMFAEQIFHTGFVHADPHPGNVYVRKNPKTGKADLVLLDHGLYEYLPESVRKPLCEFWEATVLRDEQKMKLAARQIGIKDHMKFAEVLFQQPIRIHGGRIKTKLSESDIEYIQQVAKKNFELIMGTLKEMPRNMLFVVRNLNTIRAISRQHGDVVDRPRTMARYAQHCIYVKYSSIRSYLFWFYRRLIFEYNLWASSFRISCYDLYINILFKLNRAPSSARTLLDDIKKHNIL, from the exons atgaataaaattttc GGAACTACCTGGAAAGGAATAACTCCAGCcagcaaatatataaaagttacaCACCTTCGCCATTCCTCTTTACATCGTAATTTTTCTAAGATATCTACAAAACCTCTTCATAGGCAACATTACTTGGGCATTAGTTTATTAGGAGTTATAACTGGTTTTATTACCTATGATGGAATTGTTAATGAATTCATTTACTGTGGAGCTACAATACGCTTCCTACGCTCTCTTAAGACAGCTTCTTTAATTGCAATGGATTATTATATGCTcccaaaaaatggaaattgttCTGACTATGATTTCCTTCTTAAACAAGTACATTTGAAAAGCGCTAAACGTTTACTTGAGACGTGCTTATTAAATGGAGGTCTATACATTAAAATGGGTCAAGGGGTTGCTGCTATTAATCATATATTACCAAAAGAGTATACGAATACATTGGAGAAATTACAAGATAAATGTTTACCTACAACAAAAACGGATATACAACGTGTTTTTTATGAAGATTTCGGTTCGACGCCTGAAGAAATTTACTCTGATTTTGATTACACTCCAATTGCTGCAGCGAGTCTGGCACAAGTTTTCAAAGCTAAATTAAAAACTGGTGAAGATGTCGCAGTAAag GTGCAATATGGTGACTTGCAGAAACGATTTACCAGTGACTTGGGAACAATTATGTTTCTGCAGGATgtcatagaaatattttttaaaaattacaatttcggTTGGATATTACGCGACTTACGGAAAAACTTAACATTAGAACTAAATTTTGAGAATGAAGGCCAAAACGCTGAACGTTGCGCTAAAGATCTGAAGATATTTGAATATGTGCATGTTCCACATATTTACTGGACTTACACAAAACCG CGTATCCTTACGATGGAATGGGTTAATGGATTCAAAGTGAACGACGTTGAACGCATACAATGCGAAAATCTTGATCTAAAAGATGTAGACTTAAAACTTTTCAACATGTTTGCGGAGCAAATATTCCACACAGGTTTTGTTCATGCCGACCCGCATCCGGGAAACG tatatgtacgaaaaaatcCTAAAACAGGAAAAGCCGATTTAGTTCTTCTAGATCATGGATTATACGAATACTTACCCGAATCAGTACGCAAGCCTCTTTGTGAGTTTTGGGAAGCAACGGTATTAAGAGAtgaacaaaaaatgaaattagccGCACGACAAATAGGCATAAAAGATCATATGAAATTTGCGGAAGTGCTTTTTCAGCAACCCATTCGTATACACGGTGGACGTATTAAGACGAAATTGAGCGAAAGTGACATCGAATATATTCAACAGGTTGCTAAGAAAAATTTTGAGCTAATCATGGGCACACTTAAAGAAATGCCCAGAAATATGCTTTTTGTAGTGCG aaatttaaataccaTACGGGCCATTAGTCGACAGCATGGTGATGTAGTGGATAGACCACGTACGATGGCTCGGTATGCACAACATTGCATTTACGTCAAATACAGTTCAATTCGAAGCTACTTATTCTGGTTTTACAGACGTTTAATTTTCGAATATAACTTGTG ggCCTCGTCATTTCGGATATCGTGCtatgatttatatataaatattttgtttaaacttaATCGAGCACCAAGTTCCGCACGGACGCTACTAgatgatataaaaaaacataatattttatga
- the LOC120772019 gene encoding UPF0545 protein C22orf39 homolog: MSKGVDDPPENTSETLVSIVKYSWSIRPCSVYKDEYDDCTSIKARFHQYFIYGESVDCSQWKKDYDNCERYVNSNGNDVSAGEAVVRSEAERRQKRMEAYFGNSTWKKRDNPPEDWSKPLPEWLAKKNENTFLELKQMELDGRKPVEEINKSYCAIM; this comes from the exons ATGTCAAAAGGCGTTGACGACCCACCAGAAAATACTTCTGAAACCCTCGTCTCAATTGTGAAATACTCTTGGTCT ATCCGACCATGTTCTGTGTATAAAGACGAATACGACGATTGCACAAGTATAAAAGCACGTTTCCATCAGTATTTTATTTATGGCGAAAGTGTTGATTGTTCCCAGTGGAAGAAAGATTACGATAATTGTGAGCGTTACGTAAATTCCAATGGAAACGATGTGTCAGCTGGAGAAGCAGTAGTTCGTAGTGAAGCGGAGCGTCGACAAAAACGCATGGAGGCGTATTTCGGTAACAGTACATGGAAAAAACGAGATAATCCTCCGGAAGACTGGTCAAAGCCTTTACCAGAGTGGTTGGCTAAGAAAAACGAGAATACGTTTTTAGAGTTGAAACAAATGGAATTGGATGGACGCAAACCAGTTGAAGAGATAAATAAATCCTACTGTGCCATAATGTAG
- the LOC120770597 gene encoding transcription factor Adf-1 isoform X1, whose amino-acid sequence MDKLDTNLEQQFDLNLIEAVKMNPVIYDRSHYNYKHFVRKAQTWKQIAESLGVPEQKCTKRWKSLRDKFAREMKLCQESRWRYFKQMQFLVDSIRQYRESLLGKCNTVQQNTNQVAQVDPNQQQQQPQQQAVVDIFAQPFNSSATTSAQAIAHPHEIAVTGDTQLATTGKDQKPYFYEPPLKRERAEDDNHDNMLNTIKIFQNSMSQAVSAEDQSFGMVVTDMLNTLGVRQKAEAKVHIIKYLTDMQLLAQHNKY is encoded by the exons ATGGATAAATTGGATACCAATTTGGAACAACAATTTGATCTGAATCTCATCGAAGCGGTCAAAATGAATCCGGTCATATACGACCGTTCCCACTACAATTACAAACACTTTGTAAGGAAGGCGCAAACATGGAAGCAAATCGCTGAATCGCTTGGAGTGCCTG aaCAAAAATGTACGAAACGTTGGAAGAGTTTGCGGGACAAATTTGCACGTGAAATGAAATTGTGCCAGGAATCTCGTTGGCGTTATTTCAAACAAATGCAATTTCTAGTGGATTCCATAAg ACAATATCGTGAATCTCTTTTGGGTAAATGTAATACTGTACAACAGAATACAAATCAAGTAGCTCAAGTTGATCCGaatcagcagcaacagcaaccgcAGCAACAAGCTGTTGTTGATATATTTGCACAACCCTTTAACAGTAGTGCTACAACTTCGGCACAGGCAATCGCACATCCGCATG AAATTGCAGTTACAGGCGACACGCAATTGGCCACAACTGGTAAAGATCAGAAACCATACTTTTATGAACCGCCTCTGAAGCGCGAACGTGCCGAAGATGATAATCACGATAATATGTTAAATAcgattaaaattttccaaaattcgaTGTCGCAAGCGGTTAGCGCTGAGGATCAATCGTTTGGGATGGTTGTCACCGACATGCTTAACACTTTGGGTGTTCGACAAAAGGCCGAAGCGAAGGTGCATATTATCAAATATCTTACGGACATGCAATTGCTGGCACagcataataaatattaa
- the LOC120770384 gene encoding post-GPI attachment to proteins factor 3: MYDSVYPNILYILLLICFVVNCHASIGDRTQFFHNCRQNCERQNCSADGIEIQEQAIKYYQQSVFDKAFAWNCADECQYGCMWRTVDAFAERGWDVPQFYGKWPFVRFLGMQEPASVLFSICNLIAHVRTLRRFRTEVRADSPCYKLWHIFSFVCINGWIWSSVFHTRDFPVTELMDYAFAYSIVLVTFYCMVMRMLYRHSLILRGLISLMFLSFFVNYFAYLSLGKFSYSLNMTTNVLTGTLSALGWFIWCYFERHRRPNYRKIIRFYILFGMSMSLELLDFPPIFWIIDAHALWHLATVPIISVFYDFIIDDCRSLRKEMQFEFEKLGKQN; the protein is encoded by the exons ATGTATGATTCAGTCTAccctaatatactatatattttactacTTATTTGTTTCGTAGTAAATTGTCATGCGTCTATTGGAGATCGCACACAATTCTTCCATAATTGTCGACAAAACTGTGAGCGACAAAATTGTAGTGCTG atgggaTCGAAATTCAGGAGCAGGCCATAAAATACTATCAACAGTCTGTATTTGATAAGGCATTTGCTTGGAATTGTGCAGATGAATGTCAGTATGGTTGTATGTGGCGCACAGTAGATGCCTTTGCAGAACGTGGTTGGGATGTTCCACAATTCTATGGAAAG TGGCCATTTGTTCGTTTTCTCGGCATGCAAGAGCCTGCTTCGGTGTTGTTCTCCATATGCAATTTAATTGCGCACGTTCGAACGCTCCGGCGATTTCGAACTGAAGTTCGCGCAGATAGTCCGTGTTATAAGTTGTggcacattttttcattt GTGTGCATTAACGGTTGGATATGGTCGTCAGTGTTTCACACAAGGGACTTTCCTGTGACAGAGTTAATGGATTATGCATTTGCGTACAGTATTGTACTTGTGACATTTTACTGTATGGTTATGAG AATGTTATATCGTCATTCATTGATTCTTCGAGGGCTGATTTCATTAATGTTCCTATCATTCTTCGTCAACTACTTTGCGTACCTGAGCTTAGGGAAATTTAGTTACTCTCTTAATATGACAACGAATGTATTAACtg gCACCCTATCTGCACTTGGATGGTTTATTTGGTGTTACTTTGAACGTCATCGAAGGCCGAATTATCGAAAAATTATCCGCTTCTATATTTTATTTGGGATGTCAATGAGCCTAGAACTATTGGATTTTCCTCCAATTTTTTGGATAATCGATGCCCATGCTTTGTGGCATTTAGCCACAGTTCCAATTATTTCGGTGTTTTACga TTTCATCATTGATGATTGCCGCTCGTTACGTAAGGAAATGCAATTTGAGTTTGAAAAGCTAGGCAAGCAGAACTGA
- the LOC120770597 gene encoding transcription factor Adf-1 isoform X2 yields the protein MDKLDTNLEQQFDLNLIEAVKMNPVIYDRSHYNYKHFVRKAQTWKQIAESLGVPEQKCTKRWKSLRDKFAREMKLCQESRWRYFKQMQFLVDSIRQYRESLLGKCNTVQQNTNQVAQVDPNQQQQQPQQQAVVDIFAQPFNSSATTSAQAIAHPHVTGDTQLATTGKDQKPYFYEPPLKRERAEDDNHDNMLNTIKIFQNSMSQAVSAEDQSFGMVVTDMLNTLGVRQKAEAKVHIIKYLTDMQLLAQHNKY from the exons ATGGATAAATTGGATACCAATTTGGAACAACAATTTGATCTGAATCTCATCGAAGCGGTCAAAATGAATCCGGTCATATACGACCGTTCCCACTACAATTACAAACACTTTGTAAGGAAGGCGCAAACATGGAAGCAAATCGCTGAATCGCTTGGAGTGCCTG aaCAAAAATGTACGAAACGTTGGAAGAGTTTGCGGGACAAATTTGCACGTGAAATGAAATTGTGCCAGGAATCTCGTTGGCGTTATTTCAAACAAATGCAATTTCTAGTGGATTCCATAAg ACAATATCGTGAATCTCTTTTGGGTAAATGTAATACTGTACAACAGAATACAAATCAAGTAGCTCAAGTTGATCCGaatcagcagcaacagcaaccgcAGCAACAAGCTGTTGTTGATATATTTGCACAACCCTTTAACAGTAGTGCTACAACTTCGGCACAGGCAATCGCACATCCGCATG TTACAGGCGACACGCAATTGGCCACAACTGGTAAAGATCAGAAACCATACTTTTATGAACCGCCTCTGAAGCGCGAACGTGCCGAAGATGATAATCACGATAATATGTTAAATAcgattaaaattttccaaaattcgaTGTCGCAAGCGGTTAGCGCTGAGGATCAATCGTTTGGGATGGTTGTCACCGACATGCTTAACACTTTGGGTGTTCGACAAAAGGCCGAAGCGAAGGTGCATATTATCAAATATCTTACGGACATGCAATTGCTGGCACagcataataaatattaa
- the LOC120770534 gene encoding coenzyme Q-binding protein COQ10, mitochondrial isoform X1, with translation MLKNAEILLSNTKLVCYSCKQLSCTAAGGILNYAQRAFFTFSDLTNKNREYVKKELIGYSMHEMYAVVSDVSNYYKFVPYVKKSLVHSQRNGGFKADLIVGFPPLSERYTSNVSLSAPNLVKSVCNDGRLFNFLLNDWRFSPGLKDIPQSCVVDFKVAFEFKSRIHSNIANIFFDLICDQMEHAFVAEAKRRYGPPSIKSHILSWRRS, from the exons ATGCttaaaaatgcagaaattttaCTGTCAAATACAAAGCTTGTGTGTTACTCCTGTAAGCAGTTGTC CTGCACGGCTGCTGGAGGTATCCTAAATTACGCACAAAGAGCTTTTTTCACTTTCAGTGATCTGACGAATAAAAATCGGGAATATgttaaaaaagaattaatagG CTATTCAATGCATGAAATGTACGCTGTTGTTTCTGACGTTTCCAATTACTATAAATTTGTACCATATGTCAAAAAATCCCTTGTACATAGTCAAAGAAATGGCGGTTTCAAAGCTGATCTTATAGTTGGCTTTCCACCACTTAGCGAGCGGTATACGTCGAATGTTTCGCTTAGTGCTCCTAATCTGGTTAAATCTGTATGTAATGATGGCAGATTATTCAACTTTTTATTAAACGATTGGCGATTTAGTCCCGGCCTTAAGGATATTCCGCAATCATGTGTTGTTGATTTTAAAGTAGCTTTTGAATTTAAATCCCGGATTCACAGTAATATTGCGaatatatttttcgatttaaTTTGTGATCAAATGGAGCATGCTTTTGTCGCGGAAGCCAAAAGGAGATATGGACCACCTTCGATTAAATCGCATATTTTATCATGGCGAAGATCCTGA
- the LOC120770534 gene encoding uncharacterized protein LOC120770534 isoform X2, giving the protein MLKNAEILLSNTKLVCYSCKQLSCTAAGGILNYAQRAFFTFSDLTNKNREYVKKELIGLCNWFTVQYFLIRNTLAVIY; this is encoded by the exons ATGCttaaaaatgcagaaattttaCTGTCAAATACAAAGCTTGTGTGTTACTCCTGTAAGCAGTTGTC CTGCACGGCTGCTGGAGGTATCCTAAATTACGCACAAAGAGCTTTTTTCACTTTCAGTGATCTGACGAATAAAAATCGGGAATATgttaaaaaagaattaatagG CCTATGTAATTGGTTTACCGTGCAATATTTCTTGATTCGGAATACTTTGGcagttatatattaa
- the LOC120770385 gene encoding peptidyl-prolyl cis-trans isomerase H — translation MPTWNQILSQLRNPSNPVVFFDISVGTTEIGRMIFELFADTVPKTAENFRQLCTGEYRPDDVPMGYKGASFHRVIKDFMIQGGDFVHGDGTGVMSIYGGTFVDENFTLKHDSPGLLSMANSGKDTNGCQFFITCAKCNFLDGKHVVFGRVLDGLLIMRKIENVPTGPNNKPKLPVTISQCGQM, via the exons ATGCCAACATGGAATCAAATTCTATCACAACTACGCAACCCCAGCAATCCAGTAGTTTTCTTTGATATATCTGTTGGTACGACG GAAATTGGTCGTATGATTTTTGAATTGTTTGCGGATACAGTACCGAAAACGGCAGAAAATTTCCGTCAACTTTGCACGGGTGAATACCGGCCGGACGATGTACCAATGGGATACAAAGGCGCTAGTTTCCATCGTGTTATTAAAGATTTTATGATTCAAGGAGGTGACTTTGTCCAT GGAGATGGTACAGGTGTAATGAGCATATATGGCGGCACATTCGTTGATGAGAATTTTACGCTAAAACATGATTCGCCAGGCCTTCTTTCTATGGCTAACAGTGGTAAAGATACAAATGGTTGTCAATTTTTTATCACTTGTGCCAAATGTAACTTCCTTGATGGAAAGCATGTTGTTTTTGGACGTGTGCTAGACGGACTCCTTATAAtgcgaaaaattgaaaatgtgccTACAGGCCCAAACAATAAACCTAAACTACCAGTAACAATATCACAATGCGgacaaatgtaa